A genomic segment from Amphiprion ocellaris isolate individual 3 ecotype Okinawa chromosome 17, ASM2253959v1, whole genome shotgun sequence encodes:
- the tjp2a gene encoding tight junction protein ZO-2a isoform X2 → MKFKKFITIMQAAMGIVPLNKRELLPPGRKLWRPPGDQPGSDQTSTDLLKSSRKFYWSREAQYLYLRRLSSRSYSAIMMNPVMEETVWEQYTVTLQRDPKMGFGIAVSGGRDNPNEDSGETSIVVSDVLQGGPADGLLFENDRVIQVNAIPMEGAMHSFAVSTLRKCGKVAKITVKRPRKVPVNLLNRPPSPDDRVFNNDYNDEYNYDQDRRSVYSGRSGGRDHSLERERGGGGYMDSGYQTRERDYDRDYDRRERGRSTERDLSPDRQYRRDGSRGRTLDRERSPDRRYKSDHMLDRDYSPDRRYRSERALDRDHSPDRRYRSERALDREYSPDRRYRSERTLDRTNSPDLRYRRDSPGRSHGRDRSFERGRVHSDPRKYEEPMKRSGSRDRLDRTPSPAAAPIPLPRPVRDLEPLEKPLNVLLLKNRPNEEYGLRLGSQLFIKEMTSTGLASRDGNLQEGDIILKINGTATENLSLTDAGKLIEKSRRKLQLVVQRDRRQVLIRVPPMVDSDSELDDISEIESYRSYSPQDDRRGHHSDLSSHSSNERLRDKPREDPPNRMAKMGAMPTPFRGTDRGVEDTPPSQAEREEPRSETPPAVTVAPKVHAPPKVPLKPSIEDQEVYGPNTMMVRFQKGDSVGLRLAGGNDVGIFIAGVQEDSAAEQEGLHTGDQIMKVNNMDFRGMVREDAVLYLLEIPKGEDVTILAQSKPEVYKDILASGRGDSFFIRTHFEFEKEAPQSLPFSRGEIFKVTDTLYDGKLGNWLAIRTDKDNQLLEKGIIPNKSRAEQMANVQNAARAASGNDRGDFWRLRGQRAAKKKDLRKSREDLSAAPVTTRFPAYERVVLREAGFKRPVVIFGPISDAVNDKLANDIPNDFVVAKTEPKDAGSEKSSGVVRLNTIRQIIEQDRHALLDVTPKAVDTLNYTQWYPIVIFLNPDSKQGVKTMRSRLMPGSNRSARKLYEQAVKLRKTCSHLFTATIDLNSANDAWYGSVKDSIREQQDRAVWVCEGKLDGSEEDLDLHDDRMSYLSAMSADYLSMDSRLTSDYDDTADEGGAYTDNELDEALDEPQPVSAISRSSEPVLPDDRPQPEPRGRMRRAGSREMLHREPSPPPSFVPEPPKVRAQTRTDSTRSYESHSSSTVSSDAAGNKPPPPPVAMKPNIARLNQSSEEQSPGKEEDEDPANKSFLGKIKAFEKMDHLARAQRLLELQEAENARLEIAQKHPDIYAIPVKLPKPNLNRPQPIGSSSNPEPQTPSRPSYSESRGHEDDEAEYRRQLADQTKRGYYNPQKYKDTEL, encoded by the exons GATCCAAAGATGGGCTTCGGCATCGCGGTGTCAGGAGGGCGGGACAACCCCAACGAGGACAGCGGAGAAACGTCCATCGTGGTGTCCGACGTCCTGCAGGGAGGTCCAGCTGACGGGTTGTTGTT cgAGAATGACCGAGTGATACAGGTGAACGCCATCCCCATGGAGGGAGCCATGCACTCCTTCGCTGTCTCCACACTCAGAAAATGTGGCAAAGTCGCAAAAATT ACAGTGAAGAGGCCCAGGAAGGTTCCAGTCAATCTGCTGAACCGCCCACCGTCCCCCGACGACAGAGTCTTCAACAACGACTACAACGACGAATACAACTACGATCAGGACCGCCGCAGCGTCTACAGCGGCCGGAGCGGCGGCCgagaccacagcctggagaggGAGCGAGGAGGCGGCGGCTACATGGACTCTGGCTACCAAACACGTGAGCGCGACTATGACCGGGACTATGACCGGCGGGAACGCGGCCGGAGCACGGAGCGAGACCTGAGCCCGGACCGGCAGTACCGCAGGGACGGCAGCCGAGGTCGCACTCTGGACCGAGAGCGAAGCCCCGACCGCCGCTACAAGAGCGACCACATGCTGGACCGCGACTACAGCCCGGACAGGAGGTACCGCAGTGAGCGCGCCTTGGACCGAGACCACAGTCCGGATCGGCGCTACCGCAGCGAGCGAGCCCTGGACCGGGAGTACAGCCCCGACAGACGCTACCGCAGCGAGCGAACGCTGGACCGGACCAACAGCCCCGACCTGCGCTACAGGCGAGACAGTCCGGGACGAAGCCACGGCCGCGACCGCAGCTTTGAACGGGGACGAGTCCACAGCGACCCGAGGAAGTACGAGGAGCCGATGAAGAGAAGCGGCAGCAGGGACCGACTGGACCGAACGCCGTCACCCGCCGCTGCACCGATTCCTCTTCCTCGACCCGTCAGAGACCTGGAGCCGCTGGAGAAACCTCTGAacgtgctgctgctgaagaaccGACCCAACGAAG AGTACGGCCTTCGTCTGGGCAGCCAGCTCTTCATCAAAGAGATGACCAGCACTGGACTTGCCAGCAGAGATGGAAACCTGCAGGAAGGGGACATCATACTGAAG ATTAACGGCACGGCGACAGAAAACCTGTCCCTGACCGACGCTGGGAAGCTGATCGAGAAGTCTCGCAGGAAGCTGCAGCTGGTGGTGCAGAGAGACCGGCGGCAGGTTCTGATCCGAGTCCCGCCGATGGTCGACAGCGACTCGGAGCTCGATG atatcTCCGAGATCGAGTCGTATCGATCCTACTCTCCACAGGACGACAGACGAGGACACCACTCCGACCTCTCCTCACACTCCTCCAATGAAAGGCTCAGAGACAAACCCAG AGAGGACCCGCCGAACAGAATGGCAAAAATGGGCGCCATGCCGACGCCGTTCAGAGGCACTGATAGAGGCGTTGAGGACACGCCCCCTTCacaggcagagagggaggagcCACGATCAGAGACGCCACCAG CCGTCACCGTGGCGCCAAAGGTTCACGCTCCTCCTAAGGTGCCTCTAAAGCCGAGCATAGAGGACCAGGAAGTATACGG GCCGAACACGATGATGGTTCGCTTCCAGAAAGGCGACAGCGTCGGTCTGAGGCTGGCCGGAGGAAACGATGTCGGCATCTTCATCGCCGGAGTTCAGGAGGACAGTGCAGCCGAGCAGGAGGGTCTGCACACCGGAGACCAGATCATGAAG gtgaaCAACATGGACTTCAGAGGGATGGTGCGTGAAGATGCCGTCCTCTACCTGCTGGAGATCCCCAAAGGAGAAGATGTGACCATTCTGGCCCAGAGCAAACCTGAAG TGTACAAGGACATTTTAGCTTCCGGCCGAGGCGACTCTTTCTTCATCCGAACCCACTTTGAGTTTGAGAAAGAAGCTCCGCAGAGTCTTCCTTTCTCCAGAGGGGAGATCTTCAAAGTGACCGACACACTTTACGACGGCAAACTGGGCAACTGGCTGGCGATCCGCACCGACAAAGACAACCAGCTGCTGGAGAAAGGAATCATCCCCAACAAGAGCAG AGCAGAACAAATGGCGAACGTCCAGAACGCTGCTCGGGCCGCATCAGGCAACGACCGAGGAGACTTCTGGAGGCTCCGAGGTCAAAGAGCAGCCAAGAAAAAAGACCTTCGGAAGAGCCGAGAGGACCTGAGTGCCGCTCCGGTCACCACTCGGTTCCCCGCCTACGAGAGGGTGGTGTTACGAGAAG ctgGTTTTAAGAGGCCTGTGGTGATATTTGGGCCCATTTCTGACGCAGTGAACGACAAACTGGCCAACGACATTCCCAACGATTTTGTCGTCGCCA aAACTGAACCCAAAGATGCAGGAAGTGAGAAATCCTCGGGAGTGGTGAGACTAAACACCATCCGGCAAATCATCGAACAG GACCGTCACGCTCTGCTGGATGTGACTCCTAAAGCCGTGGACACCCTGAACTACACCCAGTGGTACCCCATCGTCATCTTCCTCAACCCCGACAGCAAGCAGGGCGTCAAGACCATGAGGAGCCGCCTGATGCCCGGATCCAACCGCAGCGCCAGGAAGCTGTACGAGCAGGCGGTGAAGCTGAGGAAGACCTGCTCACATCTGTTCACTG cGACCATCGACCTGAACTCGGCCAATGACGCCTGGTACGGCAGCGTGAAAGATTCGATTCGGGAGCAGCAGGACCGAGCTGTGTGGGTCTGTGAGGGCAAG TTGGACGGTTCGGAGGAAGACCTGGATCTCCATGACGACCGCATGTCCTACCTGTCAGCGATGAGCGCCGACTACCTGAGCATGGACAGCCGTCTGACCAGCGACTACGACGACACGGCGGACGAGGGCGGAGCTTACACGGACAACGAGCTGGACGAGGCGCTGGACGAACCTCAGCCTGTTTCAGCCATCAGCCGGTCATCAGAGCCGGTTCTACCAGACGAT aggCCTCAGCCTGAACCTCGGGGTCGTATGAGGAGGGCAGGCAGCAGAGAGATGCTGCACAGAGAACCCAGTCCTCCCCCTTCGTTTGTCCCTGAACCCCCAAAG GTTCGTGCTCAGACTCGTACCGACTCGACGCGAAGCTACGAGTCGCACTCGAGCAGCACCGTCAGCAGCGACGCAGCCGGAAACAAACCGCCGCCTCCACCGGTGGCCATGAAGCCAAACATCGCTCGACTGAACCAGTCATCAGAGGAGCAGAGTCcagggaaggaggaggacgaggatcCGGCCAACAAGTCCTTCCTGGGAAAG attAAAGCGTTTGAGAAGATGGACCATCTGGCCCGAGCTCAGAGGCTCCtggagctgcaggaggctgaAAATGCTCGa CTGGAAATCGCCCAGAAGCATCCCGACATTTACGCCATCCCAGTGAAGCTGCCAAAACCCAACCTCAACCGTCCTCAGCCAATAGG TTCCAGCTCCAACCCGGAGCCTCAGACTCCGTCCAGACCTTCGTACTCGGAGTCGAGGGGCCACGAGGACGACGAGGCCGAGTACCGGCGGCAGCTGGCCGACCAGACCAAGAGAGGATACTACAACCCCCAGAAGTACAAGGACACCGAGCTGTAG
- the tjp2a gene encoding tight junction protein ZO-2a isoform X3, giving the protein MKFKKFITIMQAAMGIVPLNKRELLPPGRKLWRPPGDQPGSDQTSTDLLKSSRKFYWSREAQYLYLRRLSSRSYSAIMMNPVMEETVWEQYTVTLQRDPKMGFGIAVSGGRDNPNEDSGETSIVVSDVLQGGPADGLLFENDRVIQVNAIPMEGAMHSFAVSTLRKCGKVAKITVKRPRKVPVNLLNRPPSPDDRVFNNDYNDEYNYDQDRRSVYSGRSGGRDHSLERERGGGGYMDSGYQTRERDYDRDYDRRERGRSTERDLSPDRQYRRDGSRGRTLDRERSPDRRYKSDHMLDRDYSPDRRYRSERALDRDHSPDRRYRSERALDREYSPDRRYRSERTLDRTNSPDLRYRRDSPGRSHGRDRSFERGRVHSDPRKYEEPMKRSGSRDRLDRTPSPAAAPIPLPRPVRDLEPLEKPLNVLLLKNRPNEEYGLRLGSQLFIKEMTSTGLASRDGNLQEGDIILKINGTATENLSLTDAGKLIEKSRRKLQLVVQRDRRQVLIRVPPMVDSDSELDDISEIESYRSYSPQDDRRGHHSDLSSHSSNERLRDKPREDPPNRMAKMGAMPTPFRGTDRGVEDTPPSQAEREEPRSETPPAVTVAPKVHAPPKVPLKPSIEDQEVYGPNTMMVRFQKGDSVGLRLAGGNDVGIFIAGVQEDSAAEQEGLHTGDQIMKVNNMDFRGMVREDAVLYLLEIPKGEDVTILAQSKPEVYKDILASGRGDSFFIRTHFEFEKEAPQSLPFSRGEIFKVTDTLYDGKLGNWLAIRTDKDNQLLEKGIIPNKSRAEQMANVQNAARAASGNDRGDFWRLRGQRAAKKKDLRKSREDLSAAPVTTRFPAYERVVLREAGFKRPVVIFGPISDAVNDKLANDIPNDFVVAKTEPKDAGSEKSSGVVRLNTIRQIIEQDRHALLDVTPKAVDTLNYTQWYPIVIFLNPDSKQGVKTMRSRLMPGSNRSARKLYEQAVKLRKTCSHLFTATIDLNSANDAWYGSVKDSIREQQDRAVWVCEGKLDGSEEDLDLHDDRMSYLSAMSADYLSMDSRLTSDYDDTADEGGAYTDNELDEALDEPQPVSAISRSSEPVLPDDVRAQTRTDSTRSYESHSSSTVSSDAAGNKPPPPPVAMKPNIARLNQSSEEQSPGKEEDEDPANKSFLGKKTSDQIKAFEKMDHLARAQRLLELQEAENARLEIAQKHPDIYAIPVKLPKPNLNRPQPIGSSSNPEPQTPSRPSYSESRGHEDDEAEYRRQLADQTKRGYYNPQKYKDTEL; this is encoded by the exons GATCCAAAGATGGGCTTCGGCATCGCGGTGTCAGGAGGGCGGGACAACCCCAACGAGGACAGCGGAGAAACGTCCATCGTGGTGTCCGACGTCCTGCAGGGAGGTCCAGCTGACGGGTTGTTGTT cgAGAATGACCGAGTGATACAGGTGAACGCCATCCCCATGGAGGGAGCCATGCACTCCTTCGCTGTCTCCACACTCAGAAAATGTGGCAAAGTCGCAAAAATT ACAGTGAAGAGGCCCAGGAAGGTTCCAGTCAATCTGCTGAACCGCCCACCGTCCCCCGACGACAGAGTCTTCAACAACGACTACAACGACGAATACAACTACGATCAGGACCGCCGCAGCGTCTACAGCGGCCGGAGCGGCGGCCgagaccacagcctggagaggGAGCGAGGAGGCGGCGGCTACATGGACTCTGGCTACCAAACACGTGAGCGCGACTATGACCGGGACTATGACCGGCGGGAACGCGGCCGGAGCACGGAGCGAGACCTGAGCCCGGACCGGCAGTACCGCAGGGACGGCAGCCGAGGTCGCACTCTGGACCGAGAGCGAAGCCCCGACCGCCGCTACAAGAGCGACCACATGCTGGACCGCGACTACAGCCCGGACAGGAGGTACCGCAGTGAGCGCGCCTTGGACCGAGACCACAGTCCGGATCGGCGCTACCGCAGCGAGCGAGCCCTGGACCGGGAGTACAGCCCCGACAGACGCTACCGCAGCGAGCGAACGCTGGACCGGACCAACAGCCCCGACCTGCGCTACAGGCGAGACAGTCCGGGACGAAGCCACGGCCGCGACCGCAGCTTTGAACGGGGACGAGTCCACAGCGACCCGAGGAAGTACGAGGAGCCGATGAAGAGAAGCGGCAGCAGGGACCGACTGGACCGAACGCCGTCACCCGCCGCTGCACCGATTCCTCTTCCTCGACCCGTCAGAGACCTGGAGCCGCTGGAGAAACCTCTGAacgtgctgctgctgaagaaccGACCCAACGAAG AGTACGGCCTTCGTCTGGGCAGCCAGCTCTTCATCAAAGAGATGACCAGCACTGGACTTGCCAGCAGAGATGGAAACCTGCAGGAAGGGGACATCATACTGAAG ATTAACGGCACGGCGACAGAAAACCTGTCCCTGACCGACGCTGGGAAGCTGATCGAGAAGTCTCGCAGGAAGCTGCAGCTGGTGGTGCAGAGAGACCGGCGGCAGGTTCTGATCCGAGTCCCGCCGATGGTCGACAGCGACTCGGAGCTCGATG atatcTCCGAGATCGAGTCGTATCGATCCTACTCTCCACAGGACGACAGACGAGGACACCACTCCGACCTCTCCTCACACTCCTCCAATGAAAGGCTCAGAGACAAACCCAG AGAGGACCCGCCGAACAGAATGGCAAAAATGGGCGCCATGCCGACGCCGTTCAGAGGCACTGATAGAGGCGTTGAGGACACGCCCCCTTCacaggcagagagggaggagcCACGATCAGAGACGCCACCAG CCGTCACCGTGGCGCCAAAGGTTCACGCTCCTCCTAAGGTGCCTCTAAAGCCGAGCATAGAGGACCAGGAAGTATACGG GCCGAACACGATGATGGTTCGCTTCCAGAAAGGCGACAGCGTCGGTCTGAGGCTGGCCGGAGGAAACGATGTCGGCATCTTCATCGCCGGAGTTCAGGAGGACAGTGCAGCCGAGCAGGAGGGTCTGCACACCGGAGACCAGATCATGAAG gtgaaCAACATGGACTTCAGAGGGATGGTGCGTGAAGATGCCGTCCTCTACCTGCTGGAGATCCCCAAAGGAGAAGATGTGACCATTCTGGCCCAGAGCAAACCTGAAG TGTACAAGGACATTTTAGCTTCCGGCCGAGGCGACTCTTTCTTCATCCGAACCCACTTTGAGTTTGAGAAAGAAGCTCCGCAGAGTCTTCCTTTCTCCAGAGGGGAGATCTTCAAAGTGACCGACACACTTTACGACGGCAAACTGGGCAACTGGCTGGCGATCCGCACCGACAAAGACAACCAGCTGCTGGAGAAAGGAATCATCCCCAACAAGAGCAG AGCAGAACAAATGGCGAACGTCCAGAACGCTGCTCGGGCCGCATCAGGCAACGACCGAGGAGACTTCTGGAGGCTCCGAGGTCAAAGAGCAGCCAAGAAAAAAGACCTTCGGAAGAGCCGAGAGGACCTGAGTGCCGCTCCGGTCACCACTCGGTTCCCCGCCTACGAGAGGGTGGTGTTACGAGAAG ctgGTTTTAAGAGGCCTGTGGTGATATTTGGGCCCATTTCTGACGCAGTGAACGACAAACTGGCCAACGACATTCCCAACGATTTTGTCGTCGCCA aAACTGAACCCAAAGATGCAGGAAGTGAGAAATCCTCGGGAGTGGTGAGACTAAACACCATCCGGCAAATCATCGAACAG GACCGTCACGCTCTGCTGGATGTGACTCCTAAAGCCGTGGACACCCTGAACTACACCCAGTGGTACCCCATCGTCATCTTCCTCAACCCCGACAGCAAGCAGGGCGTCAAGACCATGAGGAGCCGCCTGATGCCCGGATCCAACCGCAGCGCCAGGAAGCTGTACGAGCAGGCGGTGAAGCTGAGGAAGACCTGCTCACATCTGTTCACTG cGACCATCGACCTGAACTCGGCCAATGACGCCTGGTACGGCAGCGTGAAAGATTCGATTCGGGAGCAGCAGGACCGAGCTGTGTGGGTCTGTGAGGGCAAG TTGGACGGTTCGGAGGAAGACCTGGATCTCCATGACGACCGCATGTCCTACCTGTCAGCGATGAGCGCCGACTACCTGAGCATGGACAGCCGTCTGACCAGCGACTACGACGACACGGCGGACGAGGGCGGAGCTTACACGGACAACGAGCTGGACGAGGCGCTGGACGAACCTCAGCCTGTTTCAGCCATCAGCCGGTCATCAGAGCCGGTTCTACCAGACGAT GTTCGTGCTCAGACTCGTACCGACTCGACGCGAAGCTACGAGTCGCACTCGAGCAGCACCGTCAGCAGCGACGCAGCCGGAAACAAACCGCCGCCTCCACCGGTGGCCATGAAGCCAAACATCGCTCGACTGAACCAGTCATCAGAGGAGCAGAGTCcagggaaggaggaggacgaggatcCGGCCAACAAGTCCTTCCTGGGAAAG AAAACGAGTGACCAG attAAAGCGTTTGAGAAGATGGACCATCTGGCCCGAGCTCAGAGGCTCCtggagctgcaggaggctgaAAATGCTCGa CTGGAAATCGCCCAGAAGCATCCCGACATTTACGCCATCCCAGTGAAGCTGCCAAAACCCAACCTCAACCGTCCTCAGCCAATAGG TTCCAGCTCCAACCCGGAGCCTCAGACTCCGTCCAGACCTTCGTACTCGGAGTCGAGGGGCCACGAGGACGACGAGGCCGAGTACCGGCGGCAGCTGGCCGACCAGACCAAGAGAGGATACTACAACCCCCAGAAGTACAAGGACACCGAGCTGTAG
- the tjp2a gene encoding tight junction protein ZO-2a isoform X1 — MKFKKFITIMQAAMGIVPLNKRELLPPGRKLWRPPGDQPGSDQTSTDLLKSSRKFYWSREAQYLYLRRLSSRSYSAIMMNPVMEETVWEQYTVTLQRDPKMGFGIAVSGGRDNPNEDSGETSIVVSDVLQGGPADGLLFENDRVIQVNAIPMEGAMHSFAVSTLRKCGKVAKITVKRPRKVPVNLLNRPPSPDDRVFNNDYNDEYNYDQDRRSVYSGRSGGRDHSLERERGGGGYMDSGYQTRERDYDRDYDRRERGRSTERDLSPDRQYRRDGSRGRTLDRERSPDRRYKSDHMLDRDYSPDRRYRSERALDRDHSPDRRYRSERALDREYSPDRRYRSERTLDRTNSPDLRYRRDSPGRSHGRDRSFERGRVHSDPRKYEEPMKRSGSRDRLDRTPSPAAAPIPLPRPVRDLEPLEKPLNVLLLKNRPNEEYGLRLGSQLFIKEMTSTGLASRDGNLQEGDIILKINGTATENLSLTDAGKLIEKSRRKLQLVVQRDRRQVLIRVPPMVDSDSELDDISEIESYRSYSPQDDRRGHHSDLSSHSSNERLRDKPREDPPNRMAKMGAMPTPFRGTDRGVEDTPPSQAEREEPRSETPPAVTVAPKVHAPPKVPLKPSIEDQEVYGPNTMMVRFQKGDSVGLRLAGGNDVGIFIAGVQEDSAAEQEGLHTGDQIMKVNNMDFRGMVREDAVLYLLEIPKGEDVTILAQSKPEVYKDILASGRGDSFFIRTHFEFEKEAPQSLPFSRGEIFKVTDTLYDGKLGNWLAIRTDKDNQLLEKGIIPNKSRAEQMANVQNAARAASGNDRGDFWRLRGQRAAKKKDLRKSREDLSAAPVTTRFPAYERVVLREAGFKRPVVIFGPISDAVNDKLANDIPNDFVVAKTEPKDAGSEKSSGVVRLNTIRQIIEQDRHALLDVTPKAVDTLNYTQWYPIVIFLNPDSKQGVKTMRSRLMPGSNRSARKLYEQAVKLRKTCSHLFTATIDLNSANDAWYGSVKDSIREQQDRAVWVCEGKLDGSEEDLDLHDDRMSYLSAMSADYLSMDSRLTSDYDDTADEGGAYTDNELDEALDEPQPVSAISRSSEPVLPDDRPQPEPRGRMRRAGSREMLHREPSPPPSFVPEPPKVRAQTRTDSTRSYESHSSSTVSSDAAGNKPPPPPVAMKPNIARLNQSSEEQSPGKEEDEDPANKSFLGKKTSDQIKAFEKMDHLARAQRLLELQEAENARLEIAQKHPDIYAIPVKLPKPNLNRPQPIGSSSNPEPQTPSRPSYSESRGHEDDEAEYRRQLADQTKRGYYNPQKYKDTEL; from the exons GATCCAAAGATGGGCTTCGGCATCGCGGTGTCAGGAGGGCGGGACAACCCCAACGAGGACAGCGGAGAAACGTCCATCGTGGTGTCCGACGTCCTGCAGGGAGGTCCAGCTGACGGGTTGTTGTT cgAGAATGACCGAGTGATACAGGTGAACGCCATCCCCATGGAGGGAGCCATGCACTCCTTCGCTGTCTCCACACTCAGAAAATGTGGCAAAGTCGCAAAAATT ACAGTGAAGAGGCCCAGGAAGGTTCCAGTCAATCTGCTGAACCGCCCACCGTCCCCCGACGACAGAGTCTTCAACAACGACTACAACGACGAATACAACTACGATCAGGACCGCCGCAGCGTCTACAGCGGCCGGAGCGGCGGCCgagaccacagcctggagaggGAGCGAGGAGGCGGCGGCTACATGGACTCTGGCTACCAAACACGTGAGCGCGACTATGACCGGGACTATGACCGGCGGGAACGCGGCCGGAGCACGGAGCGAGACCTGAGCCCGGACCGGCAGTACCGCAGGGACGGCAGCCGAGGTCGCACTCTGGACCGAGAGCGAAGCCCCGACCGCCGCTACAAGAGCGACCACATGCTGGACCGCGACTACAGCCCGGACAGGAGGTACCGCAGTGAGCGCGCCTTGGACCGAGACCACAGTCCGGATCGGCGCTACCGCAGCGAGCGAGCCCTGGACCGGGAGTACAGCCCCGACAGACGCTACCGCAGCGAGCGAACGCTGGACCGGACCAACAGCCCCGACCTGCGCTACAGGCGAGACAGTCCGGGACGAAGCCACGGCCGCGACCGCAGCTTTGAACGGGGACGAGTCCACAGCGACCCGAGGAAGTACGAGGAGCCGATGAAGAGAAGCGGCAGCAGGGACCGACTGGACCGAACGCCGTCACCCGCCGCTGCACCGATTCCTCTTCCTCGACCCGTCAGAGACCTGGAGCCGCTGGAGAAACCTCTGAacgtgctgctgctgaagaaccGACCCAACGAAG AGTACGGCCTTCGTCTGGGCAGCCAGCTCTTCATCAAAGAGATGACCAGCACTGGACTTGCCAGCAGAGATGGAAACCTGCAGGAAGGGGACATCATACTGAAG ATTAACGGCACGGCGACAGAAAACCTGTCCCTGACCGACGCTGGGAAGCTGATCGAGAAGTCTCGCAGGAAGCTGCAGCTGGTGGTGCAGAGAGACCGGCGGCAGGTTCTGATCCGAGTCCCGCCGATGGTCGACAGCGACTCGGAGCTCGATG atatcTCCGAGATCGAGTCGTATCGATCCTACTCTCCACAGGACGACAGACGAGGACACCACTCCGACCTCTCCTCACACTCCTCCAATGAAAGGCTCAGAGACAAACCCAG AGAGGACCCGCCGAACAGAATGGCAAAAATGGGCGCCATGCCGACGCCGTTCAGAGGCACTGATAGAGGCGTTGAGGACACGCCCCCTTCacaggcagagagggaggagcCACGATCAGAGACGCCACCAG CCGTCACCGTGGCGCCAAAGGTTCACGCTCCTCCTAAGGTGCCTCTAAAGCCGAGCATAGAGGACCAGGAAGTATACGG GCCGAACACGATGATGGTTCGCTTCCAGAAAGGCGACAGCGTCGGTCTGAGGCTGGCCGGAGGAAACGATGTCGGCATCTTCATCGCCGGAGTTCAGGAGGACAGTGCAGCCGAGCAGGAGGGTCTGCACACCGGAGACCAGATCATGAAG gtgaaCAACATGGACTTCAGAGGGATGGTGCGTGAAGATGCCGTCCTCTACCTGCTGGAGATCCCCAAAGGAGAAGATGTGACCATTCTGGCCCAGAGCAAACCTGAAG TGTACAAGGACATTTTAGCTTCCGGCCGAGGCGACTCTTTCTTCATCCGAACCCACTTTGAGTTTGAGAAAGAAGCTCCGCAGAGTCTTCCTTTCTCCAGAGGGGAGATCTTCAAAGTGACCGACACACTTTACGACGGCAAACTGGGCAACTGGCTGGCGATCCGCACCGACAAAGACAACCAGCTGCTGGAGAAAGGAATCATCCCCAACAAGAGCAG AGCAGAACAAATGGCGAACGTCCAGAACGCTGCTCGGGCCGCATCAGGCAACGACCGAGGAGACTTCTGGAGGCTCCGAGGTCAAAGAGCAGCCAAGAAAAAAGACCTTCGGAAGAGCCGAGAGGACCTGAGTGCCGCTCCGGTCACCACTCGGTTCCCCGCCTACGAGAGGGTGGTGTTACGAGAAG ctgGTTTTAAGAGGCCTGTGGTGATATTTGGGCCCATTTCTGACGCAGTGAACGACAAACTGGCCAACGACATTCCCAACGATTTTGTCGTCGCCA aAACTGAACCCAAAGATGCAGGAAGTGAGAAATCCTCGGGAGTGGTGAGACTAAACACCATCCGGCAAATCATCGAACAG GACCGTCACGCTCTGCTGGATGTGACTCCTAAAGCCGTGGACACCCTGAACTACACCCAGTGGTACCCCATCGTCATCTTCCTCAACCCCGACAGCAAGCAGGGCGTCAAGACCATGAGGAGCCGCCTGATGCCCGGATCCAACCGCAGCGCCAGGAAGCTGTACGAGCAGGCGGTGAAGCTGAGGAAGACCTGCTCACATCTGTTCACTG cGACCATCGACCTGAACTCGGCCAATGACGCCTGGTACGGCAGCGTGAAAGATTCGATTCGGGAGCAGCAGGACCGAGCTGTGTGGGTCTGTGAGGGCAAG TTGGACGGTTCGGAGGAAGACCTGGATCTCCATGACGACCGCATGTCCTACCTGTCAGCGATGAGCGCCGACTACCTGAGCATGGACAGCCGTCTGACCAGCGACTACGACGACACGGCGGACGAGGGCGGAGCTTACACGGACAACGAGCTGGACGAGGCGCTGGACGAACCTCAGCCTGTTTCAGCCATCAGCCGGTCATCAGAGCCGGTTCTACCAGACGAT aggCCTCAGCCTGAACCTCGGGGTCGTATGAGGAGGGCAGGCAGCAGAGAGATGCTGCACAGAGAACCCAGTCCTCCCCCTTCGTTTGTCCCTGAACCCCCAAAG GTTCGTGCTCAGACTCGTACCGACTCGACGCGAAGCTACGAGTCGCACTCGAGCAGCACCGTCAGCAGCGACGCAGCCGGAAACAAACCGCCGCCTCCACCGGTGGCCATGAAGCCAAACATCGCTCGACTGAACCAGTCATCAGAGGAGCAGAGTCcagggaaggaggaggacgaggatcCGGCCAACAAGTCCTTCCTGGGAAAG AAAACGAGTGACCAG attAAAGCGTTTGAGAAGATGGACCATCTGGCCCGAGCTCAGAGGCTCCtggagctgcaggaggctgaAAATGCTCGa CTGGAAATCGCCCAGAAGCATCCCGACATTTACGCCATCCCAGTGAAGCTGCCAAAACCCAACCTCAACCGTCCTCAGCCAATAGG TTCCAGCTCCAACCCGGAGCCTCAGACTCCGTCCAGACCTTCGTACTCGGAGTCGAGGGGCCACGAGGACGACGAGGCCGAGTACCGGCGGCAGCTGGCCGACCAGACCAAGAGAGGATACTACAACCCCCAGAAGTACAAGGACACCGAGCTGTAG